From Ascaphus truei isolate aAscTru1 chromosome 17, aAscTru1.hap1, whole genome shotgun sequence, the proteins below share one genomic window:
- the CHCHD4 gene encoding mitochondrial intermembrane space import and assembly protein 40, with amino-acid sequence MSYCRQEGKDKIIFVTKEDHETPSSAELVADDPNDPYEDQGLILPNGDINWNCPCLGGMASGPCGEQFKSAFSCFHYSAEEIKGSDCVDQFRAMQECMQRFPDLYPQEDDEEEERDQQSKGEEATPTAASIIKEEGSS; translated from the exons ATGTCCTACTGCCGgcaggaag GAAAGGACAAAATTATCTTTGTAACCAAAGAGGACCATGAAACTCCGAGCAGTGCCGAGCTGGTAGCGGATGACCCAAATGACCCCTACGAAGACCAAG GGCTGATTTTGCCAAATGGCGACATCAACTGGAACTGCCCCTGTCTGGGCGGCATGGCCAGCGGCCCCTGCGGGGAGCAGTTCAAGTCGGCCTTCTCCTGCTTCCACTACAGCGCGGAGGAGATCAAGGGCTCGGACTGCGTGGATCAGTTCCGGGCGATGCAGGAGTGCATGCAGAGATTCCCAGACCTGTATCCACAGGAGGATGacgaggaagaggagagggaccAGCAGAGCAAAGGTGAAGAAGCGACTCCTACAGCGGCTTCCATCATCAAAGAGGAGGGGTCAAGTTAA